In Anaerococcus prevotii DSM 20548, the genomic window CTTTTAATTCTTTAGGTATTCCAATAATCAAAATAATTCCTCCTTTTGTCTTTCCATAATAATATATACCCAAAATGAGCAAAATTAATAATTTTTATAGAGTATAATAATTTTATGATTAAATTAATAACAATAGATGTGGACGGAACTTTAGTAACTCCACTTAAAAGATTAACAAAGAAGAATAAAGAAGCGATCAAAAAAGCAAAGAAGGAAGGCATTCACATTGCCCTAGTTAGCGGCAGACCCTTCCATAGCATGATTCATCTTATAGAAGAATTAGACCTAGCCCAAAAGGGGCATTTTACAATCTGCCAAAACGGATCTTACATCTATGATAACTTCACAAGAAAGCCAATGTTTGGGACCCACCAAAGCCCAAAAGACCTCTTTATAGTAGATAGGATGCTTGAAGGCTTTAAGCTTGAATTATCTAGTATGGATGACGAGGGTTTTTACACCAGACACAAAAACCCAAACTTCTATACAAAAATGGACGCAAGAATAAACAAGCTTCCAATAAAGACAGTAGCCTACAAGGATTGGCCAGAAGATAAGGATTTTGGGAGATTTCTTATCCTAGGATCCGCAAGCGAGATAAGCCGCTTTATCAAAAATATGCCAAAAGCCTTAAAAGAAAACTACTACCCAGTCCAAACTGCACCTTTTCTAATAGAGGTGATGAACAAAAACACCAACAAGGGCTACGCCATAGGACAAATGATAGAAAGACTGGGCCTCGATATGAGTGAAGTCATGGCAATAGGAAACGAAAAAAACGACATCCCCATGCTAGAAAAAGCAGGCTTTGCCGTAGCTATGGGTAATGCCGTTGAAGAACTCAAAGTCCACGCTGACTTCATAACAAAATCCAACTTAAACTCTGGGGTTGGCTATGCGATTGAGAAGTTACTGGACAATGGGAAGGAGAGATATTTTTAAAAATATCTTTGACTAAAATATTTTAGATTAGTATTTCTATATATTAGAAAATTTCTTTATGCAGGGTTGGACCCTTCGAAACTCAAGGAATAAATGGATATATTTAAAAAATTTAATAAAGATTGCGATATGAGTATTTCTTTTTATTAAAGTGTTTTTCTTAATTAAGATATCATCTTCGTTCCCTAGGGGACAGCCTAAGGGGGCGGCAGAGACCCCCTCCAGTCTTTCCCCTAGAACCCCTTTTCCCCTCACCCCCTCTGCTCCTTGAGCGGAGTGCGGAAAAGGTCGATTTGCTCCGCAAATCTTTGTTGGTAGGGGGATCCCTTCATCTTAATTGTCCTTGAATTTAACAATGTCTAATCTCCGTCTCTCTAAAAATCGATAACTCGCTACGCTCAAACAAATCGATTTTCTTAACGAGAGACTTGATTAGACATTTCTACTCGTCCATTGAGTGAGGGATGGGGTAAGCTTTGCTTTTGCAAAGCTTATCTTTTTTTATATCTTATTTTAATTTTGTATAATTCTGATCTAGCGTAGCTAGAAAGAATTTTCCCTATTTATTTAGATAAAGATACAATATATTCTTTAGTATATCTTACAAATAACCTTACCGGGCAGCATGTATAATCAGAGTGAGCGTTAAGAAAATTTATCTGTTTGAGCGAAGCGAGTTATAAATTTTTAGCGAATGATGATTAGGAATCCCCAGCTGCTAAATAAACTAAAACGAAGAAGTTCTACCTACTAAAAAAAGATTGGCGTTAGCCAATCATCTGGTTTCGCACTCCGCTAAGGAGCAGAGGGGGTGAATGAAAAGAGGGTTCAGGGAGAAAGGTAGAGGGGGCCTCTGCCGCCCCCTTAGCTGTCTCCCTGAAGTTCGAAGGGTTCAACCCTGCTCGAATGTATATTCCAATACTCAGATATCTTAATACTAAATATTCTTAGTACCAGATATTTGAAATAAAATATCTTCTATAATATCTTTTTAAGATACTGCCCAGTATAGGACTTTTTGTTTTTTGCTATCTCTTCTGGAGTACCGCTCGCTACTAGAGTACCTCCCCCGTCTCCTCCTTCTGGACCTAGGTCTATTAGGTTGTCGGAGACTTTTATTACGTCTAGGTTGTGCTCAATTACAACTACTGTATTATCCTGATCTACTAGTCTGTTTAGAACTTCTATTAGCTTGTGGACGTCTGCCATGTGAAGGCCTGTTGTTGGTTCGTCTAGGATGTAGAGGGTTTTTCCTGTGGAGACTTTAGCAAGTTCTGTTGCTAGTTTCACCCTTTGAGCCTCTCCTCCAGATAGCTCTGTGGATGGTTGGCCTATTTTAATATAGCCTAGGCCTACATCGTAGAGAGTTTGGAGCTTTCTTACTATGCTAGGATGGTTTTGGAAAAATTCTATTCCTTCTTCTACAGTCATATCTAGGACGTCTGATATATCTTTGCCCTTGTATTTAACTTCAAGGGTTTCCCTGTTGTATCTTTTGCCGTGGCAGACTTCGCATGGAACGTATACATCTGGCAAGAACATCATATCCACCTTGATTGTTCCATCTCCCTTGCAGGCCTCGCACCTTCCTCCCTTAACGTTAAAGGAAAATCTCCCCTTATCATAGCCTTTCATCTTGGCCTCATTGGTCATGGCGAAGACATCCCTTATGGCATCGAAGACCTTGGTGTAGGTAGCTGGGTTTGACCTTGGAGTTCTTCCAATTGGGGATTGGTCTATGGCTATTACCTTATCAATCTTATCAAGACCTAGGATTTCCTTGTGCTTACCAGCTCTTATCTTGGTCTTGTTAATCTTCTTTGTAGCTTGCTTATAGAGAATTTCATTTACTAGGGAAGACTTCCCTGATCCTGATACTCCAGTTACAGTTGTAAGGACTCCTAGGGGGATTTTGACGTCAATGTTTTTGAGGTTGTTTACCGCAGCCCCCTTTATTTCTATATATTCATCGCTTGTTCTTCTTTCCTTAGGAACTGGGATTTTTTTCCTTCCAGCTAGATAGTCTCCTGTGATTGACTTTTTGGAATTCATTATATCACGAAGACTTCCCTTGGCGACAATCTCTCCACCGTGAACTCCTGCCTTTGGTCCAATATCAACTATATAGTCAGCTTCCTTCATAGTATCTTCGTCGTGTTCTACTATGATTAGGGTGTTTCCAATATCTGTGAGATTTCTTAGGGCTGCTATGAGCTTATCGTTATCTCTCTGGTGAAGTCCTATGGAAGGCTCATCAAGGACATAGCAAACTCCTACAAGACCAGATCCTATTTGAGTAGCTAGTCTGATTCTCTGGCTTTCTCCACCGGATAAGGTCGCTGCCGCCCTATTTAAGGTCAAATAGGTAAGTCCCACGTCATTTAGGAAGGAGAGCCTCGCCTTAATTTCCTTTACTATAAGGTCTGCAATCTTCGCCTTCATTGGAGAAAGTTCGAGTTTAGCGAAAAAGTCTACGGACTTTTCTACGGAAAGTCTTGTAAGCTCTGAAATATTTACTCCTCCGACCTTGATAGCGAGGACTTCTGGCTTAAGTCTATCTCCATGGCAGGTGTCACATTCTTCTTCCGACATATATTCTCTAAACTTTTTCTTTTGAGCATCAGATCCTGTCCTTTGATAGCGGTCGTAGATATTTTTGATTGCTCCTTCAAAGGGTCCGGTGTATCTTTTCCTACCAGAAAAATGACTATCGAAGACAAAACTTAGGTCGTAATTTGTACCATGGAGTATATCTTCGATCATTTTCTTAGGAGCCTTTTTTATTGGATCATCATGGGAGAACTTGTAATGATCTGCTATAGCTCTTATCATCTCATAATAATAGCTCTCCTTGGTGGAAGTTGCATAAGGGTCAATAGCCCCCTCGTTTATAGATAGGTCGTAGTCTGGTATAACAAGGTCCCTGTCGACTTGAAGGTGAAAACCAAGTCCATTACAGTCGGGACACATCCCTATTGGGGCGTTGAAGGAGAACATATTTGGTGTAATCTCTGGGAGGGATACGTGGCCTTCTGGACAGGCGAGCTTAGAAGATAGGAGTATCTCATCTTCTCCTATCACATCTATGATAACTAGGCCATCTGCAAGTCCTAGGGCTGTCTCTATGGAATCTGTAAGTCTCGCATCGATTCCATCCTTGATCACAATCCTATCTACAACGACAGAAATATCGTGCTTTTTGGTCTTGGATAGGTCGATATCTTCTGCCAAGTCGTACTTTTCTCCATCGATTACGACCCTTACATATCCATCCTTCTGGATATTTTCTAGGGCTCTTTTGTGAGCCCCCTTTTTTCCTCTGATTACTGGGGCAAGAATTTGGATTCTCGTTCTTTCAGGAAGTTCCTTTACCCTATCGACCATCTGGTCTATACTTTGGGCTTCTATCGGTCTACCACAGACTGGACAATAGGCATCTCCTACTCTTGCGTAAAGGAGCCTATAATAATCGTAGATTTCTGTAACCGTTGCTACTGTAGATCTTGGGTTCCTGTTAGTTGTCTTCTGGTCGATTGATATGGATGGGGAAAGTCCCTCAATGGAGTCCACATCCGGCTTATCTACATTGCCCAAAAACTGCCTAGCATAGGAAGATAAGCTTTCGACATAACGCCTTTGTCCTTCCGCATAGATGGTATCAAAGGCAAGAGTAGACTTGCCAGAGCCTGAAAGGCCTGTAAATACAATCATCTTATCTCTTGGAAGATTGATATCTACGTTTTTGAGATTGTTGGTTCTTGCTCCTTTTATCTTAATTTCTGTCAATTAATCACTCCTGTAAAATTATCTTTCATAGACTTAATCTGATCACGGAGGGCTGCGGCACGCTCGAAGTCAAGCTCCTCTGCTGCCTTATACATCTCAGCCTCCAGATTAATTAGTATTGTTTCTATATCGTCTTTGCTGAATTCTTCAATCTCCTCTTCTTCCTTCTTCTTGGTGATTTGGATGATTTCAGCTATATTTTTCTTGATTGTAGTTGGCACTATGCCGTGCTTTTCATTAAATTCTTCTTGTATGGTCCTACGGCGTTCTGTCTCATCAATCGCCCTTCTCATAGATCCAGTTATGGTATCGGCATACATGATTACCCTACCCTCGGAGTTTCTCGCTGCCCTTCCGATAGTCTGGATAAGGGAAGTTTCAGAGCGGAGGAAGCCTTCCTTGTCAGCATCGAGGATTGTTATAAGTGAAACTTCTGGTATATCGAGTCCCTCACGGAGGAGGTTGATTCCTACAAGAACATCAAACTCTCCTAGACGGAGCTCTCTAATAATCTCACTTCTCTCTATAGTTTTAATATCTGAGTGAAGGTATCTTACCTTGATTCCATTTTCCGTAAGGAAGGTCGTAAGGTCTTCTGCCATCTTCTTGGTAAGAGTAGTAACGAGTACCCTTTCCTTCTTGGCAATGGTCGCATGGACTTCTTCTATGAGGTCGTCTATCTGATTTGCTGTTGGCCTTACCTCTATCAATGGATCTAAAAGCCCAGTTGGTCTTATGATTTGATCGACCATCTTGCCATGGGTTTTCTCCTTCTCATAAGGGCCTGGAGTTGCTGAAACATAAACTGCCTGGTTGATTAGTTTCTCGAACTCGTCGAACTTAAGCGGCCTGTTATCTAGGGCAGAAGGAAGCCTAAAGCCGTAGTCAACCAAGTTTTGCTTACGGGACCTATCTCCCTCATACATTCCTCCAACCTGGGGAATAGAAACGTGGGACTCGTCCACCATTAGGACGAAGTCTTCTGGAAAATAGTCGATTAGGGTATAAGGCCTAGACCCTGCTGGTCTCTGGCTTAAGTGTCTAGAGTAATTCTCAATTCCAGAACAGAAACCAATCTCCCTGAGCATCTCTATATCGTATTTGGTCCTTTGCTCGAGCCTTTGGGCTTCAAGGAGCTTATTTTCCGAATTAAGCTCGGCCAATCTTTCCTCAAGTTCTTCTTCTATAGTAATGATGGCCTTTTCTGTCTTCTCACTTGATGTCGCATAGTGGCTGGCAGGATAAATATAAGCGTGGCTAATCCTTGCAGTAACCTTACCTGTCAATGAATCAAACTCCGAAATCTCGTCGATTTCATCTCCGAAAAACTCAAATCTAATAGCCTTTTGGTCAAAACCTGCTGGGAAAACATCTAAGATATCTCCCCTACGTCTGAAAGTCCCTCGGCTAAACTCCACATCATTTCTCACATATTGGACATCAATTAGCTTTCTCATAACATCTTCCGGGCTAATCTCCTGACCTGGACGGAGGGATACTACAAGCTTTTGATACTCGATAGGATCTCCCAAGCCGTAAATACAAGAAACACTAGCCACAATTATAACATCACGCCTCTCAAAAAGAGCCATGGTCGCAGAGTGCCTCATCTTGTCTATCTCGTCATTAATAGAAGAGTCCTTGGCAATATATGTATCTGTAGCAGCCACATAGGCTTCTGGTTGGTAATAATCATAGTAGGAAACGAAATACTCGACAGCATTGTCCGGGAAAAATTCCTTAAACTCCGTAAAAAGCTGGTAGGCCAAAGTCTTGTTGTGGGCAAGAACTAGGGTAGGTCTTTGGACATTTTGGATAATATTAGCCATGGTAAAGGTCTTACCAGAACCTGTTACACCACGGAGAATCTGATGATGGTCTCCCGCCTCGATTCCCTTTGATAATTTATCTATAGCATAAGGCTGATCGCCTCTAGGTTTATAATCCGATTTTAAATTAAACTTCATAAATCTTCCTTTATATATAACAAAAATTAATAAAATGGTAGAGTGCCGGACAGTCGGGCTTCGATTTTTGTAAAAAATCGAATAAGTGGGACTTATTTGAAAAATAAGTTCCAAGAACTCGAAGAGTTCAAAAGAGAGATTGTAAGTAGCCTTGAGACTTCTACACTTCCCCCTTATCTCTAATGGTTCTGGCCACAGCGAACAGAGTGAGCTGATGGCAGACCTTAATCGAGGCTTGGCGAGGTGAAGGTCTTTAGACCTAAGCCCGCAAGCTACCGTCGAGCGCAGTCGAGAGATCTCAGAGACTTCTCCACAAGGTCGAAGTAAGGGTAATGGTGTATCTAAGCACAACCCTTATCCCGAGGCTTCTCCACTTTCATCCCCCTTATCCCTAATGGATTTGGCCACAATGAACGAAGTGAATTGATGGCAGAGTGCCGGACAGTCGGGCTTCGATTTTTGTAAAAAATCGAATAAGTGGGACTTATTTGAAAAATAAGTTCCAAGAACTCGAAGGGTTCAAAAGAGAGCTAGTAAATATCCATGAGACTTCTCCACTTCCCCTTATCTCGAGCGTAGTCGAGAGATCTCAGAGGCTTCTCCACTTCGGTCGAAGCAAGGGTGTGGTTTCGGCTTTATCGTAAGGCGAAGTAAGGGCCAGATGGTTTCGGCTTTAGCCTTAGTAGAAATTAGTGTAATCCCATATCTCACATTTGCTCTAACAATATAGCTCCATAGAGTATTATTAGTATAATTTCTATATCTCTCCCCATTTATATTAATTTAATTCTTTCTTAAATATCTTAAAAATAATTCTATTCTCGTTATATAAATATACTAAATTTCTCCTAAAATTCAATCCCTATAGAAAGAGTCGGATTTTATAAAAATTCTATTGACATCGCTATCATATATGTTATAATATTCATATGAACATATACTCATATGAAAGGAGCCACA contains:
- a CDS encoding Cof-type HAD-IIB family hydrolase; this translates as MIKLITIDVDGTLVTPLKRLTKKNKEAIKKAKKEGIHIALVSGRPFHSMIHLIEELDLAQKGHFTICQNGSYIYDNFTRKPMFGTHQSPKDLFIVDRMLEGFKLELSSMDDEGFYTRHKNPNFYTKMDARINKLPIKTVAYKDWPEDKDFGRFLILGSASEISRFIKNMPKALKENYYPVQTAPFLIEVMNKNTNKGYAIGQMIERLGLDMSEVMAIGNEKNDIPMLEKAGFAVAMGNAVEELKVHADFITKSNLNSGVGYAIEKLLDNGKERYF
- the uvrB gene encoding excinuclease ABC subunit UvrB translates to MKFNLKSDYKPRGDQPYAIDKLSKGIEAGDHHQILRGVTGSGKTFTMANIIQNVQRPTLVLAHNKTLAYQLFTEFKEFFPDNAVEYFVSYYDYYQPEAYVAATDTYIAKDSSINDEIDKMRHSATMALFERRDVIIVASVSCIYGLGDPIEYQKLVVSLRPGQEISPEDVMRKLIDVQYVRNDVEFSRGTFRRRGDILDVFPAGFDQKAIRFEFFGDEIDEISEFDSLTGKVTARISHAYIYPASHYATSSEKTEKAIITIEEELEERLAELNSENKLLEAQRLEQRTKYDIEMLREIGFCSGIENYSRHLSQRPAGSRPYTLIDYFPEDFVLMVDESHVSIPQVGGMYEGDRSRKQNLVDYGFRLPSALDNRPLKFDEFEKLINQAVYVSATPGPYEKEKTHGKMVDQIIRPTGLLDPLIEVRPTANQIDDLIEEVHATIAKKERVLVTTLTKKMAEDLTTFLTENGIKVRYLHSDIKTIERSEIIRELRLGEFDVLVGINLLREGLDIPEVSLITILDADKEGFLRSETSLIQTIGRAARNSEGRVIMYADTITGSMRRAIDETERRRTIQEEFNEKHGIVPTTIKKNIAEIIQITKKKEEEEIEEFSKDDIETILINLEAEMYKAAEELDFERAAALRDQIKSMKDNFTGVIN
- the uvrA gene encoding excinuclease ABC subunit UvrA → MTEIKIKGARTNNLKNVDINLPRDKMIVFTGLSGSGKSTLAFDTIYAEGQRRYVESLSSYARQFLGNVDKPDVDSIEGLSPSISIDQKTTNRNPRSTVATVTEIYDYYRLLYARVGDAYCPVCGRPIEAQSIDQMVDRVKELPERTRIQILAPVIRGKKGAHKRALENIQKDGYVRVVIDGEKYDLAEDIDLSKTKKHDISVVVDRIVIKDGIDARLTDSIETALGLADGLVIIDVIGEDEILLSSKLACPEGHVSLPEITPNMFSFNAPIGMCPDCNGLGFHLQVDRDLVIPDYDLSINEGAIDPYATSTKESYYYEMIRAIADHYKFSHDDPIKKAPKKMIEDILHGTNYDLSFVFDSHFSGRKRYTGPFEGAIKNIYDRYQRTGSDAQKKKFREYMSEEECDTCHGDRLKPEVLAIKVGGVNISELTRLSVEKSVDFFAKLELSPMKAKIADLIVKEIKARLSFLNDVGLTYLTLNRAAATLSGGESQRIRLATQIGSGLVGVCYVLDEPSIGLHQRDNDKLIAALRNLTDIGNTLIIVEHDEDTMKEADYIVDIGPKAGVHGGEIVAKGSLRDIMNSKKSITGDYLAGRKKIPVPKERRTSDEYIEIKGAAVNNLKNIDVKIPLGVLTTVTGVSGSGKSSLVNEILYKQATKKINKTKIRAGKHKEILGLDKIDKVIAIDQSPIGRTPRSNPATYTKVFDAIRDVFAMTNEAKMKGYDKGRFSFNVKGGRCEACKGDGTIKVDMMFLPDVYVPCEVCHGKRYNRETLEVKYKGKDISDVLDMTVEEGIEFFQNHPSIVRKLQTLYDVGLGYIKIGQPSTELSGGEAQRVKLATELAKVSTGKTLYILDEPTTGLHMADVHKLIEVLNRLVDQDNTVVVIEHNLDVIKVSDNLIDLGPEGGDGGGTLVASGTPEEIAKNKKSYTGQYLKKIL